In candidate division Zixibacteria bacterium HGW-Zixibacteria-1, the DNA window GGAGATATTCTCATCATGGCCGCTGTCGGATTTGGTGGAAGGTGTAAAAATCGGCTCCGGAAGTTTATCCGATTCTTTCAAATCGGGCGGAAACTTAAAACCATGCACCTCATTTTTTCCCTGCTTGCGCGCCTGGGTCAGTTCTTTCCACATCGAACCGGAGATATAACCCCGGACTATACATTCGACGTCGATTCGTTTGGCCTTATGGACCAGCATCGAGCGCCCTTCGAGAATGTCGCGGTGTTTAAGCAGCGGTCTGGGATATTGCGCCACATCGGCGGTCACCAGATGCGATTCGACCACATCCTTGAGAAAATCGAACCAGAACAGCGACATCCGGGTCAGAATTTTTCCCTTTTCCGGAATACCGTTGGGCAGAATAACATCGAACGCCGAAATCCGGTCGGTGGTCACGATCAGCAGTTGTTCATCAAGATCATAAACATCACGGACCTTGCCGCGGCTGAACAAAGGATAATCCTTTATATCTGTGCTCATAACTAAATTCGCCATATTAATTATACCTCCCTCTTATGAGGTTTTCCAATGCGATTGGATATATTTTGTGTTCGATTTTCAAAACCCGGGCCGCCAGACTGTCGGGATCGTCATCCGGCAGAACAGGGATTTTTTCCTGAATTAATA includes these proteins:
- a CDS encoding phosphoribosylaminoimidazolesuccinocarboxamide synthase, with product MANLVMSTDIKDYPLFSRGKVRDVYDLDEQLLIVTTDRISAFDVILPNGIPEKGKILTRMSLFWFDFLKDVVESHLVTADVAQYPRPLLKHRDILEGRSMLVHKAKRIDVECIVRGYISGSMWKELTQARKQGKNEVHGFKFPPDLKESDKLPEPIFTPSTKSDSGHDENISYDQLLKTVGAETAELCRKKSIAIYSKAADYARGKGIIIADTKFEFGFLDGRFILIDEVLSPDSSRFWPLAQYTPGKAQPSFDKQFIRDYLNGLEWDKTPPGPKLPEEIVEKSAAKYREAARLLTGK